The following nucleotide sequence is from Primulina tabacum isolate GXHZ01 chromosome 2, ASM2559414v2, whole genome shotgun sequence.
CAATTGAAATTTTCCCAATCTAAATATTAACTTAGCTCTAACAATAAttattcataaaaaattaattgtacATCATTAGAATTACTAGTTCATACAAAGAATTACCACTtagtggtatttttttttaaagcgtGTACAAAAAtgcttttttatttaaattcaaattcaaaatcagAACGAAAATTATTAATTGTAAATTGCctaaatgcatttatttatcTGAAAAATCCCATCCTTTTACTTATTTACTTATTTTAAATCAATTGtatcattaatttatatttttggataTTTTCATTTACAACGATTTTATGTATCTATATCCGTGGGACGGACCGATCAAATTCATTTTGAgcattgaaaaataataatatttttttatggataagGTCGATCAAATCCGTCTCACAAGTCAAGTCGTGGGATTGAAgatcatttataaaatatctTTTCCCACGacggacttttaaattaattacaaTTTTGAAATATTCCCAATAAAAGTAACTAatgttaattatattataaaactaaAAAAGCATGCtcttaatataaattttttaaaacatatccaccaatgtaattttttttttttttggaaataattatatttatgttGTCGATTGATCAGATATATGTTACCGTTATTCATCGAAATTATATCAGATACAGTGATGGAAGTCGAGATTCATACAAGTCTTAGACCTATGGCGAATGTTGCTGAGTACCTTGACAGAAATGAAGTTCCCGACCGATATTAGTTTTGGTGAATACTTAGTTTTAATCATGGTTTTATCAAAGAAATAATTCGTCAATACTCTGATCTCTTAAGGTACTGAAATCAGTCAAATCTCGTTCTTTCTCCATGTGTATTCCTTCTCACTTTTGAAAATGTAAGACTAATAGTGATTGGCTTTGTattctctgtttttttttttaaacacctGTTATTTTGCTTAATGTATGTTGTTTTTCTTGTTTGAAAAAGTGTTCATTTACTTAATGTCTGTATGTTCTTTTTCTGGTTTTAAAAAGGTGTTAATTTACTCAAAGATCGTTTATTCTATTCTATAGAAACAAGATAAACCATCTATGTAGTTCATTTGAAAAGATCTATCATATTAATGTTTATTTCAATATCCTTGTCGACCATGTCAAATTTTATACATGGGGACAACTCTAGACTTAATCTCAGGCAGTCACAGATTCTTACTTAAATTACTACACTTAACTTTGTCAAGAGTACAGAAATCAATTAGTACTGTCCTCACAGACGTTTATTCCACCATggattaaaaacaaaaacaaaaacaaaaacaaaaaaacttaCACAAAAATGTTTGTATTTGTGCTCAATTGAGGTTCCTCTATCTTTCATGGTATTTTAAGCTTCAGAAAACTGACGCGGAGATTGATGGAACAGAGAAGAAGAAGCAAAAGAAATTACCCTCGAAGGGTGGATTCATACAAATGGAGAAAGGATTGTCCGATGTGAAGGATTGCAACCACAATGCTGAGACAAAATCTTATGCAGGCAAAAGACCAACTGTTGTTGAACATACTGATTGGAATCCCGAGGCAACTAGAGAGTTGCTAGAATCACAAGCAACAGTTAAAGAGCTTGAAGATGAATTGGCGACAATTTTCTGGTTTATTAAAGGATTCTGAATTCGAGAACATGAATCTAAAGAAGGAACTCTTGCTGTCGAAAAAGCATTATCAAGAAAGTGTAGAGAAACATGACGAGATTCGCCTTGAGCATGAAAGAATGCGTGAGCACATTTCAGAAATGAAGGTGAGACACGACCTAGGTAGTAAAAGTATGCAAGGTGCATTGAAAGCTCAAGAATTGAAGACCAAGGAGCTGACAGATGTGAAGGAAGCGTTTGAGTGTCTCGGTCTTGATCTGAGGACCTCGAGAAAGGATATGGAAGATCTTAAGTTAGATTTGAAAATTTCTATTGATGAAGCTGGGAGATTTGAGGAGTTGCACCGGCAAAGCAGTTTGCTTGCTGCATAAGAAACGAAAAAAACCTTTGAGTTAGAAAGGTTGCTCAAGCTGGCAAAATCCAGTGCAATAGAAATGCAAAATCAGATGGTGACCTTACAAGATGAGCTGAAGATTTTGTATGAAAACACTGCTGAAAATCATAAAGTAGAAGAGATGCTGAAGAGGAGCACTGCTGAACTTTCTACTGTTTGAGGGGAATTGGAGCTTTAACAATCAGAGATGCAAGATTTGAATCGGAGGGTAGCTTCAGAGGAAGTTCTTACCAGTGAATTGACTCGAGAATTGGCATTTGCAAGGGTTACTGAACTTAAGGCTAAAGAAGACGTTTCATCACTCGAGAATTTAATGTCATATACGAAGGGATCCGTTCCAGAGATGGTATCTTATCTTGAAGATGTGAAATCGAAGCTGAAGGAGAAGGAAAGTTATGTTAAACAGCTGGAAGATCATTTGAAAAGCCATGAAACAAAGACAAAAATCATGCAGGAAGAACTAGCTAAATCTAACATAAAAAAGGCAGAACTGGAAGATGCGGTGACTGATCAGACCAGTAGCATAGCTCATATTAAAGAATTTTATGATGACCTTGAGGATAAGTTGTTGCATTCAGATAAATTCCTGAAAACATATTCTCTTTTTTTCCAAGCAATACCAAACAGCAGAAACTGAAAATTGTCAAAGTTGTAGCAATTGAAGAAAAAGATATTTCTGGAAAAGAAATGGAAGAGCTGAGACAAAGGTTTGCTTCTGAAGGCCAAATGCTAAAGTCTCAAGTTAGTACCCTACGTTGTCTTGTTTTCCAAAATTTTGCTATCTTTTTAGACTTTCTTTTATCATTCAGGTGAATTTATACTAGTATTTTCATCATGCAGATATCTGCTGTTTTGTAAGAGAACAGTTTACTTCATGAAACATATAAAAGTTCCAAGAACGATCTACTTACATGACTGAGCATCTCAAAGAACACCCGAGAGAGCaaaaatcaaacaaatatgCGTCGAAGGCTAGAAGGGATACCCTCTACACTGAAGGTAACCAAAAGTCAATTCGAGCATTATTAACAAATACGCTATTTCATGGTACCAAGGTATCTCAAATGACGACCCTTACGTTCATTTTCATTGTGGTTTTAGTTTCAGTTGTTATCAGCACTAAATGTGGATCATGTTTAAAAGTGTTGTTCTTGCTGTAATCGAGTTTGTGTTTAGCTACTACAGTATCTGTTTTTGTATTTCAATCGTGCGCCTAACAATGTTTTGTTGGCATTCTTTCTATTTGTTAATCATTATTGTAGCGTATAGGTTATAGTCTTGTCTGTGAGATGCTTTGGCTCTAACTTAAAAAGCTTATGCACATTTAATCGGTACTGAGTACAGACCAGCTGCAGCGCGTTCAATAAGGTTATTCTCATTTCAAATGTTCTTCAGCGGCTGGTATTCATTCTTGTTAAAAAACTGTTTCTTTTGAGGGACGATCTAAAATCAAGAATGCAATTTTGTGGCTGCTTTCTCGCATTGGAATTGATCACTTGGTTGGAGTGAATACCTCAATGAGGAATCTATCACAATTCAAAAACCAACAGTAATATAAATTATGGCAAGAGCAAAATctgtaaatttaaaatatttttcccgaGACATTATCATGCTGAGTCAACCAATCAAAGATAATGTAAACAGTGGCCTAAAGCATTAAACAAGTATCTAATCATACAGAGATATAATTGAGTAAAGTGAACAAAAAGGTGGTATTTGTATCTGAGGTGTCAGTCGATCGCTAAAAGAAACAATAAATTACATATTAATGGACGTGAAATCTCACAAAGAGACTTGGAATAAGTCCCATGAATCCATGATCTCCAATTCTCCATGAAGGTTGGCACATTTCTTTATTCTAACATCAAAGAATAACATATATAACAAAACGAACAAATACAATGTATCTCCATCTCGGTGTGATTGTAGAGGCTAGATTCCAAATTCTCAAGCGAAAGCACCTATATATCCTCTGTTCCACCTTAAAAAGAATTTGGTTCTGTATCCATGATCccatcatcaaaatcaagcaaGAACATCAGTATCGTGATCCGTTACCCTTTTCACGTGTGCAAAAATTCGATTGACTATTCACATGGCTGCCAAGCTGAGGCCGTGAGCAATGCCAAATCTTTCCATCCCAACTTCAAGCATCCACCCTCTTCTGCCAATGTATACCCCTGCCAAGGAAACATCCCAAGCAATAAGTTGGCTTGAGCAGCAGGGTTACCAGCAAGGGAAATTGATCGAAATCCGCCTCGAACCAACTCATCTTCCCACCTCTCCACCTTCACTTCCCCCGTCCGCTTCGGTCCACCTACTGCCACAATGTTCCGAATCTCACACCCGAAGAGCTGCTGCTCCACTGTGTGCCTCTCCACGCTCTCCGCCTCCAATCCGTCCCCTAACGCATCAAATAAAGCTGAATAATAATGCAACGCCTCCACAAATCGTCCCAAGAAACTTCCTCCATGGCTCAAATCCTGTTCAACAATGGTTATCAGTTTCGGCCTCAACATAGTTAGTATTCTTGAAGCTCCCAAGTCACTCCCTGATACATCATACAAGCAATGATGCATCCAATGTACCACTATGGTTTCTCCCACTTTGATATTTAATTGACTTAAATCTTTTATGTTTCCAATCTTCCCTTGTATGGGCTGAAACTCAAAAGAAATGTTAAGTGCAGTAGCAAATTCAGCTAAACGCTGACCAGTTGAGTTAAGTAACTCTGCTGAGGATCCAAATCCTGTGATTCTAAAAGACTTGACCTTTCTTGACTTGGAAGCGAGAATGTGAAACAATCCTGGCCATTGAAGGCCCTGCATGATGTCCAGGTCGATTATGTGGACATGATCAGCACCGTCCAATGCATGCTGGATGGCTTGGTTGGCTGTGAAGTGTGAGAATTTGATTAAAGGGGTGACAGAGTTGAAGATTTGTAGTGCGTTCAGGAGTTTTTGATGATGGGTTTTGCAAAGAGGGCTGACGGGTGAGTAGATGCTTAGATATGAGCTGATGATGCGCGCTGAAAGCGCGTCAGCAAAGTACGCGCCGACCCTTTGGGCGGAAGAACCGAAGGGGGAGGAAAGCTCAGCTATTTCAGGCAGGAGCTGGCCGGCGTCGTCGAGGTTATCCATGGCTACACACTCGGCGCATTGCAGAAGTAACCCGAGGAGGCGCAGTCCGGTCAAATCATCATCCTCCCTGGTGGAAGCTCCAGCAGCGACGGACTGCAGCTGATTCTCCCCCTCTTCCTCGAATTGTAGGTCCTTCTCGACGTGGGAGAGATGAGTTCGATGGCGCTTGACGGGCTCGGCTACAGAAGGGCTAGTAAGGTCAACGGCGCGCTTGCCGGCGGAGTTCATGGCGGAAGAAGAGGCTTTGGGATTGTGTTGAAGGGTTGGCAGTAAACTACGAAGCATGATCGGAGAAAAGTGAAAGGAATCAAAAGGATGTGTACTTTTGGAAGAAAGGATTCAAGCAAGAAATGACAATAAAAGTTGTGCAGAGATACAGAAATGATTGGTGGAGTGGAATTTGTACATTTTCTTTGCGTTAACTTTTTGTTGGCAATTGGAAATTTGATGTGTGATGATTCAAATTTATTAGCTGTGGTTTTCAAGAATTTGAGGATGATGAATCCATAATGGTGATATACCAGAGAGAAAGAGGGTGTGCGAGTGTGTGGTGTTTGGAGGCTTGTGGGACATTGAAAGAGACTTTTGTTTCTAGTCTCGAGTCTATGTGGTGGAAAAAATAAAACTCAATTGGCCCCGTTTTTATATGTTGTATTCTAGACATGGCGTTTATGTTAATTATTTGATTTGGATACGAGGATTCGATTTGAGTGAGTATTTGATGGATACTTATTCTGAGTTGATGTGATCCACACGAATTGAGTTAGTAGGGTCGGGACAATCTACGTTGTCTGATAAAAATATGTTTAGGAAAATGAGTAAATGAGATATATCTTTTGGTGAAGATATATCTATGTATAATATAACTGCAACCGTATCCTGCAAACAAGGAAATGAACTCGTTAATGGGAGTCGAAAGAGTGTCCGACGTGATCCACTCTGATGCTTAAGTTAGCAGGTGAAAATGGAGGGATAAAAGGCTGTATATGTATGAATATACGTAGGGTGCCAAGAGCTTGGAAACAAGAGTATCTGAATCTTTGAAATGTAAAACATATCTGTTATTTATAAGAAAAAAAGGTGATGAGTAacttgttttcagtgcctacTTGTCACTTGTAATCTTAGATGTTGACTTCCTGTCACGCCGTCCTACTTTTCCATCGTGTCACATTAGTAGGATTTTGTCAGGAACGCTTATCGAGATAAGATATTACCTGCTCTTGCACTCAAGTTCGATACTGTTATCGAGGTATCCGGATAGATCATGTTTACGAGTCATATTGAGCGCAATTGTGAGAGAGAAAATGCTTGAAACATTTACATTGTTTTGTTTGGGAGCCTAAGACAACCTTAGTCAAAGGTCATGTTTTGGATCATCGTGTGGTTAGAGGTTAGCCTTGTTGTTTGGTTGGATTGGCTTTGTGTTTTTTGAATATTGTTTTTGGGAATATCAAAGACACGAACGTTTGTCTTGACGCGGTAGATATAAGATAAGATGTCGATattactttataaaatttatttatttgccgcctacataacaaaaataaataattggtACATAACGTGTCatgtaaaatataattattttgtttgattggctgtatataattttgaaaaaattaccgaatatcatttttaaaaactgatatttaatatttttagtattgtttgttggTTTTAGATTTTAGTCCTATCAAAGTTTGATCTTCATcaataatttggattttttgTTGTGACCCTTTTTCATGCTTGAAACTCCTGAATCCATCGAACGTGATTTTTTTGATATTAATTCTTTCTTATTTGGTGCATGTGATGAGAATCAAAATCATATTattcaaattaaaattaatatgacaaaaaataaaaagaaaataaatcaaaatgacTCATAATACTTCAAAATTGGAGAAAAAAAGTTTGtcatttctatttatttttgtttatgtattttttaatGTGGGTAAATTATGTTTTGTTCTCGTCGCATGAGTCACATAGAAGATTATTGAtaggggtgtcaatcgggtgggttgggtcgggtttcgggtcaacccgcgaattttttttattttttttcaacccACCCAACGCGAACCCGAAGTAACCCGAAAACccccaacccgaacacgaacccgtataacccgagtcaacccgtctaacccgaattttatttatttaatttaaattttttaaaaaaattaatgaaaaaaattcaaaaaaataaaaaaaataataatattttaatttaaacacataataacaaaatatccgatttaaatttgaaaatttaatcgtagaaaattaaaagtatatttactaaatcaataaaaaattgttaaaaaataaaaatatgcaaaataaatattaaatgatgaaaatttatcatataaatatacaataaattttgttcaagtatacaatatataaaaatataggtaatattttcaaaaaaaaaaaagttcgcgGGTCAACCCGTgacccaacccgaaacccgcttaacatggcactaacccgaatcaacacaacccgaaccaacccgaacccgaaaaacctCAACCTGAACATGATTTTTTTCGTTTTGGGTCGTGTCGAGTTGACGGATCGTGTCGCATTTTGAACACCCCTAATTATTgatatcaaataaacaatatttgATAGATTAACTGGTTTCGAAAAAAATtgaccaaaacaaaaaaaaaaagttcaatTATTATATGAAAACTAAACTTTGACGAGTTGATAACTAAAACATAAAACAAATCAACTTccaaaatatgtgtatataatgttttcaaaaatattctCCCAAGATCATCACATCAacctttttttctcttttctaagtagaaattgattttttttaaaaaaaattgcatatatGTATAATGTTTTTTGGCCAtacttccaaaaaaaaaaaaatcgaaattgACTCTAAGTGACAATTATTCTTTCCGATAAAACATGAATAACCTTCGACGACAAAATTACATAGATCAATTATATAACTAACGCATGAACAAAACACAATAagcacaacacttaaaattttgtatacataatctaaatatatttttatatatttttatgttgaacaaaTCAACTTTCAATTTCATCAAAATTGAGTTTGGATCGAATAAATTAGATTCGAAAAAGTATTTGAACAAATTATTAGAAATGACTTCATGTTTTAATGGATGAAATCTACATATTTACGATCCTAAAAAAAGTCAAACAATTACGAATACTTACaaaatcattcagaaaatctCATATTCTACAAATCCAATTATTTGTAAATACACAATCAACAATCTAAATCCCCAAAGATTGTCATTATTAAACATTACATCTCAAACAATCTATCCATCGCCCTAAAATCCCAAACCAAATAAACCATTGAAAATGTGAAAAATTAAGTATACAATGATGTTTGTAATAAATCTGACTATAGAATCTTCAGCACCTCAGAAACAAACATCCAATGCACAACAACAGCACAAGGCGGCGCAACTGCAAAATCAAACATTTCATTACATTTTtcaagtatttttttatttaaaaaattattctaaAAAATAGTCTAAATATCTTGCGATTCATAGGATCGATTTTTAAATATGATACTCTATAAAATATAAATGTCACGATAAATTAGAGGCAATAATTGGCATATTTTGTAGAAGCTGATGCATCAAAAAGCAACGgtaaaaagacaaaaatt
It contains:
- the LOC142536801 gene encoding scarecrow-like protein 23; this translates as MLRSLLPTLQHNPKASSSAMNSAGKRAVDLTSPSVAEPVKRHRTHLSHVEKDLQFEEEGENQLQSVAAGASTREDDDLTGLRLLGLLLQCAECVAMDNLDDAGQLLPEIAELSSPFGSSAQRVGAYFADALSARIISSYLSIYSPVSPLCKTHHQKLLNALQIFNSVTPLIKFSHFTANQAIQHALDGADHVHIIDLDIMQGLQWPGLFHILASKSRKVKSFRITGFGSSAELLNSTGQRLAEFATALNISFEFQPIQGKIGNIKDLSQLNIKVGETIVVHWMHHCLYDVSGSDLGASRILTMLRPKLITIVEQDLSHGGSFLGRFVEALHYYSALFDALGDGLEAESVERHTVEQQLFGCEIRNIVAVGGPKRTGEVKVERWEDELVRGGFRSISLAGNPAAQANLLLGMFPWQGYTLAEEGGCLKLGWKDLALLTASAWQPCE